The Patescibacteria group bacterium sequence ACTTCCTGCATACTTCCTTCTTTACTAATGACCTTAAGGGTTTTGTCTTTAATCTTTATAACACCATCTAGCTTAGTCCTGACTTTGTCTTTATTATCAAGCATGATGACCTGATCAACTTCTACTTCTTGACCATCTTTTACTTTAAGATCGGTATTATCTTTAATTTCATATTCTTCTACTCTGATTTCCTGTGGTTTGATTTTGATGATTCTCTGATCTTTGGAAATAAGTTTTTGATCATCCTCAATATATACTACACCTGAAAGTGGCGCCAAGATAGCTGATTTTTTAGGCGGCCTAGCTTCAAATAACTCCTCTACACGAGGCAAACCTTGAGTAATATCTCCTTCGGCTACACCGCCAGTATGAAAAGTTCTCATAGTAAGCTGTGTGCCGGGTTCACCAATACTTTGAGCAGCCACAATACCAACAGCTGTTCCTTGTTTGACTAACTCATTATAACCCAAATCAAAACCATAACATTTTTTACAAGCTCCGCGGATAGATTTACAAGTCAATATTGATCTTATTTTTATCTGATCGGGATTGGCTTTGGCTACTAATTCGGAAGCCTCTTTATCCACCAAAGTGCCTTTTTTGACAACTACTTTACCTTTAGCGTCTTTGATATCTTCTATTAGAACTCTACCTGTAGCTCTTTCGGCCAAGGTCTCGTTTATAGCATCACTTTCTTCTTTAGTAATCACCAAACCCTCTTTGTCTTTACAATCATCTTCCAAAATTACCATATCCTGAGAAACGTCCACCAAACGCCTAGTCAAATATCCGGCATTAGCCGTACGAAGAGCAGTATCTGATAGACCTTTTCTAGTACCATGAGTAGAGATAAAGTATTCCAGCACATCCAGACCCTCTTGAAAGTTGGCCTTGATAGGCAATTCGATAATATCACCAGCTGGATTAATCACCAAGCCTTTGATGCCCATGATCTGAATCATTTGTGACAAAGATCCTCTAGCGCCTGACTCAATAATAGACGCTACGGAATTTTTTGGATCCAAAACTTCTTGAACCCTATCATAAATACGATTTTTTATTTCATTCCAAACTTCAATGACCTTGATATATCTTTCATTATTAGTCAAAAGTCCTTGATTATATTGTTCCTTAATTTCTTCTACTCTTCTTTCTCCTTCTTCAATCAATTCTTTTTTGATTTTTAATTTTGGAATATCATCCATCCCCCAAGAAAGACCGGAAGCAGTAATATTTTTAAAGGCTACTTCTTTGATATCATCAAGTAGCTTGACTGTCTGGTCGTGGGGCAAAGTACGAAAAGCATCGGCTACAATATTTTTCATTCCTTTTTTATCGAGTGTCTTGTTCACATAACCCATCTTATCCGGCAGTATTCTATTAAATATAATCCTACCAACCGATGTTTCCAAAATCTGATTCTTTTCTTTGGCAATTCTAACTTTGATAACATCCTGAAGACCAATCACTCCCAAGGCAAAAGCTTTTTCTGCCTCATCTTCATCACCAAAAGCCTTGGTCAATTTTGACTCTGGATGAATATAAGTCAAATAATAACATCCCCAAACAATATCCTGACTTGGCACAGTTACTGGATCACCGGTAGCCGGCTTCAGTAGGTTGTTTGATGATAGCATAATAGTACTAGCTTCTTCTTTGGCTTCTTCAGTCAAAGGAACATGAACAGCCATTTGATCTCCATCAAAGTCAGCATTAAAAGCCGTACAAACTAAAGGATGAAGCTGGATAGCTTTACCTTCTATAAGAGTCGGCTGGAAAGCCTGAATACCCAAACGATGAAGGGTTGGAGCACGATTCAATAATACATGAGCATCTTTGATAATATCTTCCAGAATTGCCCATACCTCCTGGTGCCCAGCCTCAATATAACGATTGGCACTACGGACATTATGAACCAATTCTTGTTTTATAAGTTGAGAAATTACAAATGGTCTAAAAAGTTCCAAGGCCATAGTCTTTGGCAAACCACACTGATAAAGTTTTAAATGCGGACCAATGACAATAACACTACGTCCAGAATAATCAACACGTTTACCAAGCAAATTTTGTCTAAAACGTCCTTGCTTACCTTTTAGCATGTCCGCAATACTCTTGAGAGTTCTCTTTTGACCAGTAGAAGCAGTAACTGTCTTACCATGACGGGCATTATTATCAATCAAAGCATCCACTGCCTCCTGAAGCATTCTTTTTTCATTTCTTTGAATTACTTCTGGAGCATTGAGCTCTTTGAGTCTTTTTAGACGATTATTTCTATTGATGACACGACGATACAAGTCATTCAAATCAGATGAAGCAAAACGCCCACCATCAAGCTGAACCATTGGTCTCAAATCTGGAGGAATGACTGGAATAGTGGTCATAATCATCCACTCGGGTCTAATTTTATTTATAATCAAGTTCTTGACCAGTCGTGACCTTCTAATAAGTTTTTTTCTCTTAGACGCTATGGAGTCTTCTATTTCTTTTTCCAAAGAATTATAGAGTTCTTTTAGATCAATCCTCTTGAGTAATTCCCTGACAGCCTCAGCCCCAATACTGGCCTCAAACACATGACCATAACGCAAGGCTAACTCCTGATATTTAGTCTCAGAAATTATTTGCAATTCTCTTAACTCACGCAATTCCTTTAGAGCCACATCAGCGGCTTCTTCCAAGGTTTTAATTTTATCAATCTTAGCAACATTTAAATTCATCAAATCCTGCTCAATCTGTTTTTCTACTTTATCTTTTGGCTGGCCATCAGCGATGAGTTTGGTTTTACGATTATTGGCTTCCTGAGTTCTTTGATTAAATTCATTATCAATCTGCTTGCGCTTGTTTTTTAATTCACCCTTTATCTGTTCTATGGTTTCTTTACGAGCAACATCATCAACATTGGTAATAATAAAACTAGCAAAATAAATAACTTTTTCTAGAGACTGAATACTCAAATCCAAAACCAAACCGATCTTGGATGGAATACCACGTAAAAACCAAATATGAGATACAGGAGCGGCCAAATCAATGTGTCCCATTCTTTCACGACGAACAATAGCACGAGTCACTTCTACACCACACTTATCACAAACAATTCCTTTGTAACGAATTCTTTTATATTTACCACAATAACACTCCCAGTCTTTGGTTGGTCCAAAAATCTTTTCACAAAACAAACCGTCTTTTTCTGGTTTTTGCGTTCGGTAGTTTATAGTTTCTGGTTTCAAAACCTCACCGTGTGACCAGTTGTGTATGTCTTCAGGAGAAGCCAATCTTAGTTTGATAGCATCAAATTCTAAGACGGTATTTTTTTCCTGTGACATAAAGGTAGTTTTTGTTGATGATGGAGTAGGCATATTTTTAAATTTATAATTTACAAAAATTATTTTTCTGACTCAGACGCTACTTCTTCTGACAAACTCAAGTCAGCTACAACAGGAGCTTCTTCTTTGAGTATTTCTTGAGTTTCCCGGTCAACGTCTTCAATCTTGGCCTCTCTTTCTCCGACGAGCTCTACTTCCAATCCAAGGCCTTTTAGCTCTCGAACCAAAACATTGAATGATTCAGGTATATTTAAACGCTTGATAGGTTCACCTTTGATGATTGACTCATAAGCCTTGGATCTACCTGGCACATCATCAGATTTGATAGTTATCATTTCCTGCAAAGTGCTGGCAGCACCATAAGCTTCTAAAGCCCAGACTTCCATCTCACCAAAACGCTGACCACCAAACTGAGCCTTACCACCCAACGGTTGTTGAGTAACAAGAGAGTATGGTCCGATAGACCTCTGATGAATTTTGTCTTCTACCAAATGATTTAGTTTCAACATATAAGCCACGCCAACAGTTGTCTTGTTGTCAAATGGCTGACCAGTGCGGCCATCATATAATTGCAATTTACCATCTTCCGGCCAACCAGCTTTGGCTAGCTCCCCTCTGATGATTTCTTCGGACACTCCGTTTAGAGCCGGACTAGCCACTTTATAGCCAGCGGTTCTAGCCGCCAAACCTAAATGAGTTTCTAGTAGCTGCCCCAGGTTCATACGAGAAATAACACCCAGCGGATTCAAAATAATATCAACTGGTGTACCATCAGCCAAAAATGGCATATCTTCTATTGGTACTACACGGGATATTACACCTTTATTTCCATGTCGGCCGGCCATCTTGTCACCGACTTGCACTCTTCTGAGTTGAGCAATAGTAATCTGAATAGTCTTGATTACTCCGGCCGGTAGTTTATCACCCTTATCACGAGAAAATACCTTAACTCCGATTACCTTACCTCGTTCTCCATGCTTCAAATAAAGAGATGTGTCTCTGACGTCTTTGGCTTTTTCACCAAAGATAGCTCGCAAAAGTTTTTCTTCAGCTGACAATTCGGTTTCACCTTTAGGAGTAATTTTACCTACCAGAATATCTCCCGATGAGACATTGGCCCCAATTCTGACTACTCCTTCACGATCAAGGTCTTTTAATTTTTCTTCGCTGACATTTGGAATATCACGAGTGACCACTTCTGGACCAAGCTTGGTATCACGGATATCAATAGAGTAATCCTCAATACTAATAGAAGTATAATTATCATTTTTTACAACTCTTTCTGATATCAAAATAGCATCCTCATAATTTCCTCCATCCCAAGTCATATAAGCAACCAACATGTTTTGGCCTAGAGCCAACTCTCCTTGATCAGTAGCTGCTCCATCAGCAATTACCTCACCCTTTTTGACTTTTTGTCCTTTATCAACTATCGGGTGCTGATTCATACTAGTAGAAGTATTGGAACGAGAAAATTTATTTAAGTTATAAATTATTGTTTCTCCTTTTTTATTGCTTACTTCAATACGGCGACTATCAACATAAGTAACCTCACCGTCATCTTTGACTACAATCACCTGTCCAGAATCCATAGCTGCCTTAGCCTCAACACCAGTACCAACTACAGGAGCTTGCGGACGAATAACCGAAACTGCCTGACGTTGCATGTTTGTGCCCATAAGCGCTCTGACCGCATCGTCATGTTCCAAAAATGGAATTAAAGATGTAGCAATGGAAATAATTTGATTTGGAGCAACATCCAACAAATCAATTCTTTCTACTTTATCATAAGTAGGATTTCCCTTAACTCTAATTTCAGAATAATCATTTATAAAATAACCTTTTTCATCAATCGGTGTAGTGGCCGCGGCGGTGTTATATCTTTCCTCTTCAAAAGCATCAAAATAAACTATTTCATTGGTCACCAATGGTTTGATGGGGACTATTTCAATTTCTGTATGCTTGGCCAATTCTTTAGCTACGCTAGCGGTGATAGTTTGTCCAGCGCCAACAATTGTTTTTTTGCCATCTGGGGTTTTGATGTCTTCTCTGGCTATTTTATCAGTGGTTACCTTTGGATCATTATCTATATCATGAAGTACTCGCCTAAAAGGAGTTTCAATAAAACCAAAATCATTTACTTTGGCGTAAGATGCCAAATGCCCGACTAGTCCGATATTTGGACCTTCGGGAGTGGCAATCGGACAAATACGACCATAGTGAGTACGATGTACATCACGGACTTCAAAGCCCGCTCTTTCACGAGATAGACCACCTGGTCCCATAGCTGACAAACGACGTTTGTGCTCTAGCTCAGCCAAAGGATTTACCTGGTCCATGAATTGAGAAAGTTGTGAGCTCATAAAAAATTCTTTGATCACACCAATCACTGGACGGGCATTGATAAGCTGATTTGGAGTAATACTTGTCATGTCCAAAGTGCTCATCCTGTCTTTGACAATGCGCTCCATACGAGCCAAGCCAATCCTAAACCTGTTTTGGACAAGTTCTCCGATAGCTCTGACCCGCCTGTTGCCCAAGTGATCAATGTCATCAGCATCTTCTTGGCTAAGATTTAATTTGATAATTTCTTTGACCACCAAAATCAAATCTTCTTTTCGTAAGACTCTGGTATTTTTATTATTTGGAATGTCTAGTGCAAATCTAGAATTGATTTTGTATCTACCAACCCGACCAAAATCATAACGATCAAAATCAAAAAACATAGAATGAATAAGAGATCTGGCATTTTCAGTAGTAGCCAAATCGCCCGGCCTAATACGACGATAAATTTCTTTTAAGCCCTCGGCTTCGTTTGTAGAAATATCTTTGTTGATTGTAGCCTTGATAAATTTTACCTCTGGGTGAGTGTCAACATCTTTAAATAAATCTGTTATTTCTTCATCGGTAAAATACCCAAAGGCGCGCAAGAGTGCGGTGATAGGTACTTTTCTTTTTCTATCTATCTTTACGTAAATGACATTGTTGACATCAGTCTCAATTTCCAACCAAGCACCACGATTTGGTATAAGCTTGGCTCCATAGTATTTGCGACCACGCATGACCGAAGATGTAAAAAACACACCAGCACTTCTGATAAGCTGAGAAACAACTACACGTTCTACACCATTGATAATAAAAGTACCGCGATCAGTCATCAATGGAAAATCTCCCAAATATATTTCTTGTTCTTTGACTTCGCTGGTTCTTTTGTTGACCAGCCTTATGTTGACTCGCAGTGGAGCCTCAAAAGTAATATTTTTATCTTTGGCTTTGACTTCGTCAAATTTTGGCTCGTCCAAATAGTAGTCTTGAAAATAAAGCTCAAGATCACGACCAATAAAATCTTTGATTGGAGAGATTTCCTCAAAAAGTTCTTTTAGTCCTTCTCTAAAAAACCAGTCATAGGACTTTTTCTGAACCTCAATAAGGTCCGTCAAAGGAATGGCTTCACGCAGATCAGTAAAATACTTGCGCGAAGTAGAAGTTTTTACTTGGGGCATAAAGATAGTGCTAACTAGATTGTTTAATTAGCCTTATAGTATAAGGGCTTTATATTATAGAAAGTTTGCAGTCACAAAAAAGAACTCACCCGATTTTGGGTCAGTTATTTACATTAATTTTCATTTAAAATAGGCTTGGGGCCAAAAATTGCATAGCCCAATGGTATCAAATTTGACACCTATTGTCAAGGTCTTGTCCTCATCACTCAGAAACAACAGGCTATTTTTAAGTTTTTTTATCTAATATTAGATAAAAAGTTGCTATATATAAAAGAAAAAATTTGTCAAATTTTATATGTTTTACCAATAAATAAAGGCTATATATACACATATATAGTCATTTACCTACACTTTATCCACACCGTACAACCTCGCTACGCTCGGTCTACGGTGCAAGCGTCTTTATTTTTGACTGATTTTAGATAAATCCCGCACCATTTTTGAGTATTAAAAAATGGTGCGGGGTAAAAAAATAGGACGGGGGTCACACGATGCACGTGTGACTTCCCGTCCTTTCTCCTAGTACCTGCTGGTACTAGGAGCCACTGGTGAGCTCGACAATCTGCTGACTGTCAGCTCCGTAGCCGGTGATGACATATCCGATGTTGATGTTCCCTTGCTTGATGGGCTGGTAAAAGACCTGACCCGGACCGGGAACCTCGTCGGTCATGATCGCGTCACGCGGCTCGGTCACTTGGTTAGTGAAGGCGTTTTCCAGCAGTTGCTCAGCGGGCAGCAAATACAGGAAATAGACCACCTTCTCGGGGTAGCGACCGTCGTTTCTGACGACGTAGTCCTCGACGGCCAGCTGCACGGTGTGGCAGACGCCCTTGGTCTTGGCCTCCATGGCCCGGTTCTGCATGCTGATGAAGTTGGGGATGGCGATGGCCGCCAGGAGACCGAGGATGACCACAACGATCATCAGCTCGATGAGAGTAAAGCCCTTGCGATTGAACATTAGACATTCCTCCTAGAAAGGGTGAAACTGCCAAGAACAACGAAACAATCTATTTTTAGCCAATTTCGGCATTGTATATAGAACAAACGCTAAAAGCGAATCATATCATCTTATCACAAAATAAGTCTTTTGTCAAGACTTATTTACACAAAACTAGCTCTTTTATTAGTTATTTCAACAATTCTTTAAAAACTCGTCTATCATCCCAAGGAATTTTTTGACCATTTGCCACACATATAAATTGTTCTGAACCTTTACCAGTAATAAGTATTAGGTCGTTAACTTGAGCCAATTCTATTGATTTTTGAATAGCCTCACGTCTATCTTCTACTTTAAACAAATCTTTATCCAGTGTTTTGCCAACCTCAATAGCTCCACGGGCAACATTGTTTATAATTTCTATTGGATCATCATCATATGGGTCTTCGTTTGTTACAATTACTATATCAGCGTTCTCTCCCGCCATTTTACCAAGTACTGGTTGACGAGCTTTATCTCTTCCTCCACCGCATGATCCCAAGATATGAATCAATCTATTTTTTTTTATTTTTTTCAAAGTCTGATAAAGTTGGCCTAAACCCTCTGGCTCAGGAGCATAATCAACTAATACTTTAAAATCCTGTCCCTCATCAATCCATTCCTGACGACCTGGTACATTTTTTAATTTTGTTTGTACTAAATTTTTGAGATCAAAACCTAACTCTGCTATTGCTACCATAGCTGACAAAACATTATAAACATTAAATTTAGCAATAAATTTTGTATCTATCCTATTACCATGCACAGAAAATGACACTCCGTTTTCCAAATCAATATCCTGTGCCTGATAATCAGATTGTTTATCAATAGAGTAAGTGACAAATTTATCAACTTTTATTTTTTTGAGCCTCTCTGTT is a genomic window containing:
- the rpoC gene encoding DNA-directed RNA polymerase subunit beta' produces the protein MPTPSSTKTTFMSQEKNTVLEFDAIKLRLASPEDIHNWSHGEVLKPETINYRTQKPEKDGLFCEKIFGPTKDWECYCGKYKRIRYKGIVCDKCGVEVTRAIVRRERMGHIDLAAPVSHIWFLRGIPSKIGLVLDLSIQSLEKVIYFASFIITNVDDVARKETIEQIKGELKNKRKQIDNEFNQRTQEANNRKTKLIADGQPKDKVEKQIEQDLMNLNVAKIDKIKTLEEAADVALKELRELRELQIISETKYQELALRYGHVFEASIGAEAVRELLKRIDLKELYNSLEKEIEDSIASKRKKLIRRSRLVKNLIINKIRPEWMIMTTIPVIPPDLRPMVQLDGGRFASSDLNDLYRRVINRNNRLKRLKELNAPEVIQRNEKRMLQEAVDALIDNNARHGKTVTASTGQKRTLKSIADMLKGKQGRFRQNLLGKRVDYSGRSVIVIGPHLKLYQCGLPKTMALELFRPFVISQLIKQELVHNVRSANRYIEAGHQEVWAILEDIIKDAHVLLNRAPTLHRLGIQAFQPTLIEGKAIQLHPLVCTAFNADFDGDQMAVHVPLTEEAKEEASTIMLSSNNLLKPATGDPVTVPSQDIVWGCYYLTYIHPESKLTKAFGDEDEAEKAFALGVIGLQDVIKVRIAKEKNQILETSVGRIIFNRILPDKMGYVNKTLDKKGMKNIVADAFRTLPHDQTVKLLDDIKEVAFKNITASGLSWGMDDIPKLKIKKELIEEGERRVEEIKEQYNQGLLTNNERYIKVIEVWNEIKNRIYDRVQEVLDPKNSVASIIESGARGSLSQMIQIMGIKGLVINPAGDIIELPIKANFQEGLDVLEYFISTHGTRKGLSDTALRTANAGYLTRRLVDVSQDMVILEDDCKDKEGLVITKEESDAINETLAERATGRVLIEDIKDAKGKVVVKKGTLVDKEASELVAKANPDQIKIRSILTCKSIRGACKKCYGFDLGYNELVKQGTAVGIVAAQSIGEPGTQLTMRTFHTGGVAEGDITQGLPRVEELFEARPPKKSAILAPLSGVVYIEDDQKLISKDQRIIKIKPQEIRVEEYEIKDNTDLKVKDGQEVEVDQVIMLDNKDKVRTKLDGVIKIKDKTLKVISKEGSMQEVIIPAGYNLWIKNKDLVEEGQQITEGSIDLQELYDLKDMLSVQKYIISEIKHIYSSQGQNLNDKHVELIVRQMFSRILVKDVGDTELLPGEVITYTQFQEANINSKGKKATGDTLLLGITKAALTSDSFLSAASFQETARVLIDAAISGKVDHLKGLKENVIIGRKIPAGTGFIK
- a CDS encoding DNA-directed RNA polymerase subunit beta, which gives rise to MPQVKTSTSRKYFTDLREAIPLTDLIEVQKKSYDWFFREGLKELFEEISPIKDFIGRDLELYFQDYYLDEPKFDEVKAKDKNITFEAPLRVNIRLVNKRTSEVKEQEIYLGDFPLMTDRGTFIINGVERVVVSQLIRSAGVFFTSSVMRGRKYYGAKLIPNRGAWLEIETDVNNVIYVKIDRKRKVPITALLRAFGYFTDEEITDLFKDVDTHPEVKFIKATINKDISTNEAEGLKEIYRRIRPGDLATTENARSLIHSMFFDFDRYDFGRVGRYKINSRFALDIPNNKNTRVLRKEDLILVVKEIIKLNLSQEDADDIDHLGNRRVRAIGELVQNRFRIGLARMERIVKDRMSTLDMTSITPNQLINARPVIGVIKEFFMSSQLSQFMDQVNPLAELEHKRRLSAMGPGGLSRERAGFEVRDVHRTHYGRICPIATPEGPNIGLVGHLASYAKVNDFGFIETPFRRVLHDIDNDPKVTTDKIAREDIKTPDGKKTIVGAGQTITASVAKELAKHTEIEIVPIKPLVTNEIVYFDAFEEERYNTAAATTPIDEKGYFINDYSEIRVKGNPTYDKVERIDLLDVAPNQIISIATSLIPFLEHDDAVRALMGTNMQRQAVSVIRPQAPVVGTGVEAKAAMDSGQVIVVKDDGEVTYVDSRRIEVSNKKGETIIYNLNKFSRSNTSTSMNQHPIVDKGQKVKKGEVIADGAATDQGELALGQNMLVAYMTWDGGNYEDAILISERVVKNDNYTSISIEDYSIDIRDTKLGPEVVTRDIPNVSEEKLKDLDREGVVRIGANVSSGDILVGKITPKGETELSAEEKLLRAIFGEKAKDVRDTSLYLKHGERGKVIGVKVFSRDKGDKLPAGVIKTIQITIAQLRRVQVGDKMAGRHGNKGVISRVVPIEDMPFLADGTPVDIILNPLGVISRMNLGQLLETHLGLAARTAGYKVASPALNGVSEEIIRGELAKAGWPEDGKLQLYDGRTGQPFDNKTTVGVAYMLKLNHLVEDKIHQRSIGPYSLVTQQPLGGKAQFGGQRFGEMEVWALEAYGAASTLQEMITIKSDDVPGRSKAYESIIKGEPIKRLNIPESFNVLVRELKGLGLEVELVGEREAKIEDVDRETQEILKEEAPVVADLSLSEEVASESEK
- a CDS encoding prepilin-type N-terminal cleavage/methylation domain-containing protein translates to MFNRKGFTLIELMIVVVILGLLAAIAIPNFISMQNRAMEAKTKGVCHTVQLAVEDYVVRNDGRYPEKVVYFLYLLPAEQLLENAFTNQVTEPRDAIMTDEVPGPGQVFYQPIKQGNINIGYVITGYGADSQQIVELTSGS
- a CDS encoding UDP-N-acetylmuramoyl-L-alanyl-D-glutamate--2,6-diaminopimelate ligase codes for the protein MLKKLIKKILGKKIILAYHHTLAKLAAFVFGNPSDKLIVIGVTGTNGKTATVNFVAQFLQSQNQKVGLASTANFKVAKKEWLNDKKMTMLGRMQTQRLLSDMVKAGCKYAVIETSSQGVEQFRHAGINYDTVIFTNLTPEHIEAHGSFENYRMYKEKLFKHLSTSKIKIIDGEKIIKIVVSNNDDMETERLKKIKVDKFVTYSIDKQSDYQAQDIDLENGVSFSVHGNRIDTKFIAKFNVYNVLSAMVAIAELGFDLKNLVQTKLKNVPGRQEWIDEGQDFKVLVDYAPEPEGLGQLYQTLKKIKKNRLIHILGSCGGGRDKARQPVLGKMAGENADIVIVTNEDPYDDDPIEIINNVARGAIEVGKTLDKDLFKVEDRREAIQKSIELAQVNDLILITGKGSEQFICVANGQKIPWDDRRVFKELLK